Below is a genomic region from Prunus persica cultivar Lovell chromosome G3, Prunus_persica_NCBIv2, whole genome shotgun sequence.
ggggtatgtccgagaacaaaagtggctccaattgatgttttgaacctagggtaggaaccttggcccttagtttttagaattttccggcgattggtatcgctttggacacccgcgGGCTGCCGGCGAGTGGGGCGGCGCGTGGGTTACTGTAGCCACCTGAATTAGGTTCCAGTGCAATCTTgtagttgtcacgagcgcgtaggtgttttcggattggaatttggttaccgtttgcatctcgaacggattttgcctattgtgcgatttccgggattgttatgttcggaccgttggatcgaactcaaactcacgtatgGTGTACCTTGTATTTCTTGGATCGtctaggattcgacggatcatggatcggagtcccggataaaattgtatgtgttttcaaatattcgtatattttattaatttgtatgtgtattaatgaaattgtgcaGATGTCAGACCTGATTAGACGTCGTAGGGCGGTGACGACCACGCAGAGTTCTGAGCCCCCGACTCAGCCgacatctgctgccactgctccagcatctgctgccactgcgCCAACACCGATGGACCACTTGGCAGTTGGACCTGCGGGGTCCCAGGCGCCTGCCTCATCAGCGTCATCAGTGGCGCAGCCTGTTAGCGCCAGGCGGCGTCATCGGCCCGCCAGCACCACCGACACCACATCCACTGATGCGTCGGGGTCACAACCAGTTAtagctttcctttttctccagttaattttcttttttatttcttgtttttgtttttgtttttgtgtgtgtgtattttattgttaaatttgttatttatttaacattcatgtcatctttctttgcagctaagaagaacacccgagggccgtgtcggcagttgaagacggcgaaggtcacccgggtgaccaacagtcgtatcaacatcggatacgacgagcgacgtcgggctgcaccgacggcagagttgcatagctccttggcccacgacattggtcATGTCATTCGGAACTATTGCCCaatgcaatggaagtcttggaaggtGATGCGTGACAAGACCAAGATTGAGGTTCGCGGCCAGTTATCGGTATGTAGgccttttcattctttttctttcaaacgttatatttatattatttaaatgtatgtaattaatttattgcagacgaactacaACTTGGAGGACCTTGACGAAGAGTCGTTGGTgtacgtcaacagactcttctctgagaggtacaaacagtggaagagcgacttgcaccaccattttGAGGCGTTtgatgatccgcaagtcgctcttcaagAGGGTTGCCCGAAAGAGCTTGAGGGCCGAGAGGATAGTTGGGcgtggctctgcgctcattttcaggCGCCCgcttttgtggtaattttttatatttaattttattttcttactaatgtttttttaattttttatatttaatttcaatttcaactaatacgttttattttttgtataacagaataaagccaaaatcaataagggcaataggaagaagaagactcttctccaTCATTCGGGTTCCAGGCCCTTCTCACATAGGATGGATGCATGGCGTcaggtaataataaaataatttttatttaatttttactttttcattattcttaatttattttttcgtactaatatttttcttcttttgttcaatttagggggggggggtccaaattcccagagatcgacgtctttggcgacgtttatgttcgacctgggaatgagttggccgagtcccttcatgtaagtattatttaattttaattcttatgttacgcattcaactttaaaggttattatatgaatgtttgaatttatattttatgttatgctaaacagacgacgatggtggagaggagccagttggttcttcaggagtccgcctcccaacttcctcccgatactcagatcgagtctgtggatcctccacaggatgctgggTTTCAGATCTTGACAGAGACATTGGATCAGACTCTAGGGAGGAGAtcggggacatattgtcgagggatggggaatgccagGCGGAGGGAACCCAGACCCCGTTCATCAgcgcagtcaaacagtcaggtcactgctttgacagcacaggtggccaCTCTTCAGAGTCAGATGTCGGTCATTCTGCAGTTCCTGGCACAATCCGGCATTCCAGTCCCGCATTTTGATGCGCCGACCTCCGAGCCCATCCATCCCGAGCATCCCCACCAGACGCCGGCCCCTGTAGACCCCCAGACCTCTGCACCGCATGTGCCAGACTATAATGTAGATTTTGgaacattatttgattagtttttttattttcgtaattattttttaaatctttctCTTGTagcatacatttattttatataataaatttgttattgacttcaatttttttattattggaatttcattttattacccaaaaaaaaaaccaaatttgtttttttataaaataaaacaaaagtaatattataattatataataaatgtatatattaattttgcgcgacgaaagctttgtcgtcgcgcaaatttatatattctgaaaaaataatgtttcatttttttaaatacatataattatttttgcgcgacgaacgtTTTCGTCGCTAAAATGGATTTCCGCGGCAACAGTATTGTGTCGCGCAAATTTTTTGGGCACGTATCGCGCGACGAAATTTGCCGTCGCGTAAAAGGTTATGCGCGACAACATTGTTTCGTCACATAATACGTGTACCCGAATTGCGCGACGATGAACTCTTGGTGCCGCAAATGTCTACAAGACGTATTGCACGACGAAAATTATTCGCCGTGCATTGTTGTGGCGACGAATCTACTTTCGTCGCGCGtaattttgtgcgacgaacGTTTTCGTCATCTCTGAACCTTTTGTGTAACGAAGGATAACCGTCGCACAAAATTGCGCGACGAGTGGTAGAATCGGTCgtgcaaagtctttcttcacgatctttgcgcgacAGATAACGCGCGACGATTTTTATATCGCGCTTGCATTCGTGCGACTATATGTTAgtctgcgcgacgaaattgaattcgtcgcgcaaatactaaaatgtagtagtgattaAATATTGGCCAGATATTCAAAGCATTAAGAACAATAACAAATACTCAACATGGAATAGTaatcaaaaattaatataactatAAAAATTTAGTATTCATGGTTAGGCTACATTGTAGCCCTAGCAAGaaaaattagttcatgacaaaaaaaaaaaagataaagaagagaATTGTTGTCATAAAACTGATTTGGCAGATGGACTTGATCTCTGGATTCTCCACAGCAACACAGTGACAACAAattcttggctctctctctgatATATTTGTGGGTGTATGAAAGTTGTATAAGGGAAGATGATAGAAAATATGATCCTCTAAAGAGATCCTTAGGGTGACCTTATATAGTGTAAAATAACTAAACCCTACTCTAAAAAGGTCTAGAAAAACTCtcctaaagaaaaacaaaatctcaaaCAATTAAGGAAACAAACTAGGAAAGAATCCTTCTTTGACTAGGAAACACGTCAGCCAACTTGCATGCATGTTTTGGCGTCGTTCTACTTCCTagaaaattctgaaaaaatatgataaacGTAGCTTTATCTCTAAGCTTTCCAAGCATATATTACACGCCACTAGGAAAAATCGGAAAACTATTCAAATCTTCAATCTTCCACAGCAGTGCAGTTCTAATGGGATTCAACTTAGGCTGTCTTGACTTGCACGTCTGGAGCATTTGGCCTGgtagaaaattatgaaacttATACAATGATCTTCAATGTCTTAGTTTCTTCTACAATTGGCCTTGCACTAAAATTCATTCGAAAAGTCGACTTTCAgttgaaatccttccaagaGCGTAGAATAGCTGAAAATAAGGAAAGTAAAGTAATAATactctttttaattaactttcccTACAAAACCTATATATAAaaggtataaaaatataggaaaTAATACGCTTATCAGTCGTGCaagtttcttttctgtttttgtaagGCTATTTAACAGCCATCTTTCACTTAATGAAGTATTCAATTCTGCCACTCTGTTTCCTCTCAGTAAATCTAGAAACTAACATAAgtgagattaaaaaaaaaaaaattgaaaatcttaGCTGCTCCAGAAACAATGGAACTACCAATGGAGAACATATATTTTGCACTACCTCCAAGAACTGATGTACTACTAGCAAGTATGCGTTGTGATACATCCATTCCTCGTATTGCAAACCCTTTTGTCTTCTCAACTAATCCTCCCTAATCCCGGAACTGTTTATCCTGAACAAAGAAGAAATGCTTCTCATACTGGAAAAGTGCTTCTCACACTTTTGTATGGAGAAGGTTCTTGCAGAACAAATTGGTGTCGATAAAAGCGATTCAGCCGATCAGATTAACCCTAGTCTAGTTGACTCTGCTCTTCTCAAGGACTGCGTGGCGCAGGTTTGGGTGGCCAGCAATACACGCTTCATCAAAATTGTGCATTGCTACCTGCTGAAAGCTGACAAGGGGAAAGAAGCTCAAGAGTACCACTGAAAGGTGAGCACTGCATCCCGAGTCGATCACTTGGAGTCCATCAAGTGCTCAAGGTAATGGAAGATATGGGATTAGGCACAAACCCTTTTAGTTTCTCCATGCCTCCTGCACCACCTGAGGTTTTTCCCACTCAGGCACCGGGATGACGCAACGAGAGAAGCCTTTTCGCACTATTGGTAAGTTCATTTttcttgagagaaaaaaaaaaatcccacgTGAAAAATCTCATAGGGTTTCGTATTTAAACCTCTCACTAAAAAGTCTTACACAATTCtacattaaatttttttttttgaatattataagactttttgttacttgtttaAAGTCTTGATTGAATACCACGTGATTTTGGCACCATCTTTTAAAAATCCTAATAGTCTTAATCGAACACCACAAGActtctttaaattatttaaaagtcttaattgaataccacaagacttatttatcataaaataatcttttaaaatctcaaCTGAATACACCCCTTAATTTTGGGACGTAGGCTGTGGCAGGATTCATATAACATAGTTTATTTGATCAAGGAACTTGATAAGATTACTGGGCAGGTGGGTATGACTTAGTTTTATATTTAAGATTGAAATTTCGgttcttttcttgctgcaGATTGGTCAAGTCTTGTGTTCAAAGTGCAAGGGTTAAgtaaaaaattcttaaatattCTGCTTGTGTTGGTTTTGGTATGttaaattaattgaaaatcTGGTGTAGATGTGAAATTAGTTTGCGCGAAATTAGATGTAGAGGCATGACCATAATCTAGACAAGGGAGTGAGGGAGACTCAGATGAGATCTGTAATTTGATAATATGTAATGTTTGAATATAAGAtcttttcgaccaaaaaaaaattgccttGCTTAGTTTATAGTTAAATATTTCTAAACTGATTCCAACGCTTGGTCTCCACGTGTCATTCATTAATTGGTCAGTCAGAAATGGTATAAACAGTTGGTTTTCTTGGAAACATGTGTTTTTGCTTGCCGATGTTTGATGTTTGATGTTTGTTATAGACTATTTATTCTATTAACAAATTGCACGAGgcttgcttttgttttctcaagTGCTAAACGTGGACTGTGGTCCTTTTCATAGCTCGTAGGAAACCACGCTTCAATTGTTGttaactatttattttttaaattaactCCCAAAAATTGATTGGAACTAGCATGTAATCTGTTTCTCATTCATGGCCGTGTGATTGGTCCATCATGCATTTGggcttctccattttctttttggggcacaaattattattttttaaaaatttttttactAATGAGGTGGTgtgttttgaaattaaaacttCTTCCATGTCATTGTCATTGAGAAACACTATTAGACTGAGAGATACTGCGtaccatttttatttcttaagaGCTAAATCATAAACTTTAAAGATTACAAAGACGAAGGAGACATCCAAACTTAGATAATACATGCATATACACCAGAAGAGGTAAAGCagatttagggtttatttCATGAAATTCGCATGCACTTAACATGCAATTAAAAGAGTGATACTTTTTTTCAGAAGTAAACTTCAATAAGAGACCTTAGGCCGAATGTATGTGTAATCTTATAGTGAGAGAATCCAGCAGTCAGAAAGAGCTTTTCCCACTCTGCTTCACTACGCTCTTTGCCATTGAGGTCGACCATCATCAACATATCAAACATGAGCTGAGTTTCAATTGATTTCTTATCCATCTTCTTATTATCTGCAGACATATTTATGTCCAGGATGATAACCTTTCCTCCTTCATTTTTGCTCAGAATTGCTTCTCTACTCTTCTTCAATATCTTCACGCTTTCCTCATCACTCCAATCATGCAGAATCCACTGATCATTGATGCCATACATTAATCAATggttaattactttaatttctacCCACAATCACATCCGTGCATAGATTTAGCGTATGGTACCTGCTTAATATACTTTGTACATGCATCAATTGGCATGTCATCGTTACTTATTCATTTATGAATCGTAAGGTTTGTTAAGATTTCAAAGAAACGGACCCGTGACCACTACTAGCAATATCGATTTACCCCCAAATTAACCACTAGCATAGTACAAGCTGGTGTGTGGTTTATACAAAAGGGCATATGTTATACATTTTGTCTAAATTTCCAATGTGTGACTTTACATTCTTCAACAAGATTGTCTTTTCGTTTTGAGGTTTATTATTAAACTCCATAAAAATTCCTTAAATACACAGCTCGGATTGAAAGCCAAGCAAAACATGGAAAGAGTTTAGAAAATTCTGCAAAGGCAAGTGTGAGATGTGTTTGCTAACAAGAACGTAATGATTAATTAGGAAATTAAGGAATAATACAAATGAGAGAAATAATTGAGTTTTATAATTACCTTGAGAAAAATTGCATTTGCTGGGGGTATCTTCTCAAACATGTCTCCTCcaacaaaatccaaattgTGAGTCCCTTGCAAGTTTGCTACAACATGTGGTTGGTCAAAGACAGTGCAATTGATGTTCGGGAAGGCCTTGGCAATGGCCTTGGCCATGGTTCCTGTGCCACCTCCAACATCAACCAAGGAATTCAAACCCTCAAAAACTCCTTCACACTCTTCAACCACTGCCCTTGCGAGCAGTTGAGAGTCAGCCTCCATTGCTTCATTAAACAAGCTACCAAACTTTGGTTGCTGAGCAGCCAAACCCCAAAAAGGCCTACCATGTGCCATCTCAAATGGGGAAGCTGGATGATCATGATTTCCATGATTGTTCATCTGGCACCAAGTGCCCATTAGATGAAATGGATCTGTTACTACTGGATCAAGAATCATAAGTAAAAATTGTGTGGTGCTTAATGGACCTTCCTTGAGGAGAAGCCTGGAAGCTGGTGTTAGGCTATACACCACAACAGCTTTTTCCTCCTCTCCATCATCAAGATCCTGATGAACAATATTCTCATTGTTGTTATTGTTTGGAAGAAGTGGTAGCTGAACTTGCTGGTCTTGTGCAAAGAAATTGGAGTGGACGAGAATTCGCATGAGGCGTTCAATGAAATGAGCTTTCGAAGGGTGGACATTGAGGCCGGAAATGAGATTGGAAAGGGATATGGGTTGGCCATGGCTGTGAATCACATCTGGGATGCCTAATTGAACTGCACACTTTAATGACATGGAGTTTATGAACTGGAAGATATGATTCCACACATGAGCTTGAGCTTGAAGAAGCTCATGGCTAGTAGCACTCACTTTATCATTACTCAAACCCATTTATCCAAGTGTGTATGTTTATATGTGTAGCTCAAGAATACCGATGGCTCTTATTTTAAGTCTTCTATACTGGGGATCTGCTTATATAGTCGTTGCCGACGACACAATCCACATCCCAATTATTTAAGTAAATAATACTAGAAGGGGCCGTACTTATATGCTAATATATGCTATGCATGTGTAGAAGGAAGTTAGTGTAGATTGAACTTTGAAGTGGGAGggagaaattgacaaagtGAAGTTTCATCTAATTATTATGTGTTTTGATGAGTcgattttatattatatatttaatctcattcttagtatattttggttaatattttagaagaattttgatactttgaattatatttccaatataggactttcgacTTCCTATGCAgtaaaacataatcaaatggaCGAATTTttctggcaataaaataaaggagcagtgTGGGGTGCTGGAATAGTGACGTTTTGGGATTTTATTGCAtttttggagcccaagatgaccTCGGATGGGTTTGTGACCTTCTGGAGAAGTgttcataatatttttatctttaaaacaagctgtcttgggccagatttggtggagatttgaggcaaaaacgtGGCTGGACAGATTTTGGGCAGATTCTCCTAATccaatttggattttatttcctagtattattttattttacttagATTCCTTGTGGGGATTGGGCAGCTAGGTTTTAGGAGGTATTTAAGTTGGTTTTCACATCAATTTTGgggacttttcttttttgcaattaTGGGGAAGACAGAGACTTTGGCTGGGGTTTTTGAAGAGCTTCTACTTTAATGtgtttttattcttattcattcgaatgatattttctttgattttactTATGAGTATACGTAACTAATTCAAATTGCTAGGGCGAGGCCATAAgccttagcatgaatatgtaattttaataatttactTATGAATGGATGCATGTTtgctttgaattattaatcacTGCGTTTCAAACTATCTATCTATTttaatgcctgatcaccattaggataTGTAGAGAATTAATTTGATGCAATTTCTGTTGGAACATCACCCTGAAATTGAGGAtggcttcttgtgattagtAGTTGTAAGTTCACTTAAGTTGAACATCACTctcttaagggttgcatggattttcaaagggttttcacaaacTTAATGAGTCTTGCATGTTTATATTTGATCTGAACATCACAGACGGATTGTATGTTAGATATACGTTTTCGCTTGAACATCACAAGGAAAATATgcattaggaaaacctaactTTCAAAGTATATATGTGGAAATTCATATGCAGTTGATAGAATTGCATAGGATTGTGACGGTGATGGCTAAACCTTAGTTTTCTCtaaattgtttttataaaaaaaaacgtttttcttctttgtttttatttctcaactttcagatttcttttatttttaatttaatcttttgaaatttataaacttcaaatctttgataaaatctattttagttattaattAAGAGTTAGTTTAATTACAAATTAGTCAAACAATCTTTGGGGACaacgaccttgcatgagcaCTTATACTACAATTACCTTatattcttgcaagtattttcAGTGATTTTAACCCTATTGCGCAGGTTCTAAAAATCCTATCATATatgtaatattatttatatatatataatatgtattCCTTCttcaataataattatattctCTCCTTACCCAGGGAAGAAAAATTCTTCTCTCTCGGTTCTCTACTCTATCcatcttctttctcaaattttgaagCATGAAGAACCTCAATATTCAGAGATACTAATCTAAGAAGGTTTATGAGGAGAActtacactactacaaaatgGGAAAAAGACGACCAAAAAACAACGACGGAAGAAAATAATACCATCGTTATGTTTAGAAAGACGACGGTAACAGAAAAAAGACGTGGGTATTTCAAAAACACGATGCATCAAACTTAACAAGCGTCGTCTTATTAAAGACGTTTTCTCCTCACTCAAATTCTAAGCTCAAAATCAACGACAACGTGTAGGAAAcaaccgacgtagaaagtaaaaagGACGATTTACAAAAACAGCTGTCATGTTAACTTCTAGGTCTATACACCATCTATTCTTAATCAGTGTCAtataattttaacaaaatccACGTCAGTACTATTAGTAAGATGCGCCATATTCAAGCCATGTACGACGACAATAAAGATAAAATGATCGACGTTTTACCATATATGTACTACGACGGAATTTATAAAACTACTATCGTATAGGGTTCAGTGAACCTCGACACTAGAAGAGTAGATAACGACGTCTAAATTCATAATATTCACTCGTATTTTTACTATGTCAAGACGAATTTAATTTGAACACCACGACAGTAGGTTTCTTTAGTTATAGCGTCGTATAACATTTCTTACCACATCGTTAAGTGAAAATTATTACTgtcatatttattatttatgtacatgcGCCTCTCTGCTTTCAAAGTTGTCTCATATTACCATATGTTCTTTGAAACGTCTCAAAATACCACCTACACTTTTAATAACTGTCTCACGTTACTTATTTTGTCAGTATTAAGAGACATTCTGTTACGTGATGTGGCTCCCACTTCTTGGGGTATGGGTTTGCTTCTAGTCTTCTTTCCAGAAGACAACGACACAACCATTGTTGACAAAAGTAACaagcttttctcttcttcatcatcctctTCCCCATCTccttcctcatcttcttcttcttcttattattcttcttcttcataaaaaaCATGCACAATTTTCAGACGAACCAATATCAATAATCTCCTTCTGTCCAAAGCCCAATCCACAATTTCCATATGTGCCCTTTTGGTCTCCATCACCCTCCTCTTCACCCTCTCAACCTTTGAACCCATAACCAAGCCTCACCCACTCATCACAACAACCTCCATAAGATTTATCTCCCAAAAATCTCCACCCACCACCAACATAGACCCCAAATTACTCAATAAGCCTATCACATAACGGAACGTCTCTTAATAGGGACAAAAGAGGTAACATGAGACAGTTATTAAAAGTGTAGGTGGTATTTTGAGACATTATAAAGAACAGGTGGTAATCTGAGACAACTTTGAAAGCACAAAgggcatgtacataaataagccTTTGTTTTATATGTCTGCCTTATTtgtaaaccgtcgtcttattgttttgctttttaagattttttttggatttttgtaGCCTACGATGGTAGATGAACAAAATCacaagaatgaaaaaaaaaaacgacgacggtttatatagaaaatagTCATAGCCGACAATTGCAAATGAGATCCCAAGAGATATGAAATCTTACCAGTGGGAGCTATGTTCCTCATCATAATTGAACCACCAATATgagaaagacaatattttAGACATTGATTACGTATGTGTCCTTGTGTGTTTGAGATACACAAAGGCACATACGCATCAAAATGCAAACAATTTGCCTTAaactagagagagaggactgagaaagacaattttttgaAAGTTAACAATGTGTGCATTTTGGTGTCTTTGAGATACACCAAAATACATACTTCGttaacatccaaattattgccTCCAGAGAGGTGAGAGAGAGCAAAGGCCAGAAGAATGTGATTTTATTtcaacttggaaccctaagtGAAAGAACTCATGAAAAGccccaatttaaaaaattaatcttTCCTAACCACATCAGTCACATTATTAACTACGTCGTCAAATAAACAAACTCCAAGGcgcttattttttattaagcgCCGTATTAAACAGAATTTTAGAAGTTGGTTTCCATAAACAAACGGTTGTTCTAAATAAAAGTTTTAACGTCGGTATTATTTCATATACGGTCGTTGTGTTTGAAACTGAACACGGCAGGCTATGTCGTTTTGGAAGAACTAATGGTCGTGTGATGTCATCTAAACGCGGTGTTTTCGGAAAAATAGGTGTCGTATAAAGTGTTGTACCAAGGGCGGTAACTTAATCTATATAGCGTATAAGAGTAAATACTAGGGCGGTTTCTTTTAATAGCGTCATGTTATGAAACGCTTAGTCAATAATTTAAACTTTTTGCCTTACCTGAACTACACTTTTACTATTTCCAAACTCGAGAAAAATTTCACGCTCCTCTCATTTTTCCTTCCCAAAGCGCCGTATCTgaatctcatcgtcttcctctcctGTTCGTCTTCGTCTACGAACTGAAACTCCCAACTCAAAGAGAAaactttcattgcacgcagaAGGTAAGCATTTCTCACTTTCTTTGTTCCTGCTTTGCATGTGCATATCATtataggtttttgttttgaaaatctctttagttttctatggtgaaaatctttttacattttttcaagtttgataaaatatacagacaaagaacGAAAGTGTCTGGCACCACTACTCAGTATTTTGTAtttcaactaaataagacgacggtggcttcttatttacgtggtttgAAATCATAAACCACGATGGTAATTAAATACCGCCAGGAAAATTTTTATTACTTCAGTTGTTCTGATTCTGGCATCGTGTGAAATGATATACTACGCTGTTGTTTTTAAATGACCATCGAATTTTAccttgcaggtttgatttctttgtaaccatagtttttgttttgaaaatcttttttacttttttttttggtg
It encodes:
- the LOC109947814 gene encoding trans-resveratrol di-O-methyltransferase-like; its protein translation is MGLSNDKVSATSHELLQAQAHVWNHIFQFINSMSLKCAVQLGIPDVIHSHGQPISLSNLISGLNVHPSKAHFIERLMRILVHSNFFAQDQQVQLPLLPNNNNNENIVHQDLDDGEEEKAVVVYSLTPASRLLLKEGPLSTTQFLLMILDPVVTDPFHLMGTWCQMNNHGNHDHPASPFEMAHGRPFWGLAAQQPKFGSLFNEAMEADSQLLARAVVEECEGVFEGLNSLVDVGGGTGTMAKAIAKAFPNINCTVFDQPHVVANLQGTHNLDFVGGDMFEKIPPANAIFLKWILHDWSDEESVKILKKSREAILSKNEGGKVIILDINMSADNKKMDKKSIETQLMFDMLMMVDLNGKERSEAEWEKLFLTAGFSHYKITHTFGLRSLIEVYF